Proteins from a single region of Macrotis lagotis isolate mMagLag1 chromosome 2, bilby.v1.9.chrom.fasta, whole genome shotgun sequence:
- the HAX1 gene encoding HCLS1-associated protein X-1 isoform X2 yields the protein MSLFDLFRGFFGFPGPQRPRDPLFGGMTREEEEEEEEEEEEEGAGGAWGRRFGGRGAPEDFTFGFSFGRGDEMRFHDHFGFDELIRDFNRMFGDMGAWTLPSRPPELPGLEPEAPNEGRREGETIRDSMLKYPDSPQARIFSRGSGSGPGPSAPKGVPDWDSKRPLRGFDDVWPDPDVRTREDKDLDSQVSQEGLGQVLQPQPKSYFRSVSITKITGPDGTVEEHRTVIDSEGHKETTVTRREADGSSRDGYLPTDVEFQTIV from the exons ATGAGCCTGTTTGACCTTTTCCGGGGCTTCTTCGGGTTCCCGGGGCCTCAGAG ACCCAGAGACCCCCTCTTCGGAGGCATGacgagagaggaagaggaggaggaggaggaggaggaggaggaggaaggagcagGGGGCGCCTGGGGCCGCAGGTTCGGAGGCCGCGGGGCCCCCGAGGACTTCACTTTCGGCTTTAGTTTTGGCCGCGGAGATGAGATGCGCTTCCACGATCACTTCGGCTTTGACGAACTGATTCGGGATTTCAATCGGATGTTCGGAGACATGGGGGCCTGGACCCTGCCCTCCCGCCCCCCTG AGCTCCCGGGCCTGGAGCCGGAGGCCCCAAACGAGGGCCGCAGGGAGGGGGAGACCATCCGGGACTCCATGCTCAAGTATCCGGACAGCCCCCAGGCCAGGATTTTCAGCCGGGGCTCGGGGAGCGGTCCGGGACCCTCGGCTCCCAAAGGCGTTCCAGACTGGGACTCCAAGAGGCCTCTGCGCGGG TTTGATGATGTGTGGCCAGACCCTGATGTTAGAACCAGAGAAGACAAGG aTCTTGATTCCCAGGTCTCACAGGAGGGCCTGGGTCAAGTTCTGCAGCCCCAGCCTAAATCATACTTCAGAAGCGTCTCCATTACCAAAATAACTGGACCAGATGGG ACGGTGGAGGAGCATCGTACTGTCATAGATAGTGAGGGCCATAAAGAAACCACTGTAACCCGAAGAG